The following coding sequences lie in one Klebsiella huaxiensis genomic window:
- a CDS encoding PTS sugar transporter subunit IIA, with amino-acid sequence MIDNITLDNLHLSCQAKNKAEVLSMIGADFRKKGYVSEDCVVFLNERERQVSTFLGNGITLPHLPKSATNIIVKSGVEIFQFPDGVIWDRSNVMFIAIGVIAKESEHIDVLREIASIFSDEIIARALSLISNKQDFLKILQQHQ; translated from the coding sequence ATGATCGATAATATTACGCTGGATAACTTGCACTTATCATGTCAGGCCAAAAATAAAGCCGAAGTTCTTTCCATGATTGGTGCTGACTTCAGAAAAAAGGGATATGTCAGCGAGGATTGTGTTGTTTTCCTCAACGAGAGAGAACGTCAGGTCTCTACTTTTTTAGGTAACGGCATTACGCTGCCGCATCTTCCTAAGTCAGCAACTAATATTATTGTTAAAAGCGGAGTGGAAATCTTTCAGTTTCCTGATGGCGTAATCTGGGATAGAAGCAATGTCATGTTCATTGCTATCGGCGTTATTGCTAAAGAGAGCGAGCATATCGATGTCCTGAGAGAAATCGCCTCTATTTTTAGCGATGAAATTATTGCCAGGGCGTTGTCACTCATCTCCAACAAGCAAGACTTCCTGAAAATACTGCAGCAGCATCAATAG
- a CDS encoding lipocalin family protein has translation MKIWPVLTGVAIALTLVACKSPTPPKGVQPITGFDAGRYLGKWYEIARLENRFERGLEQVTATYGKRDDGGISVLNRGFDLQKQKWNESQGKAFFTGAPTTAALKVSFFGPFYGGYNVIALDDKYQYALVSGPNRDYLWILARTPTIPDAVKQEYLGIARELGFPVDKLLWVKHG, from the coding sequence ATGAAAATATGGCCCGTTCTGACCGGCGTCGCTATTGCACTGACGTTGGTTGCTTGTAAATCCCCAACCCCTCCGAAAGGTGTCCAGCCCATCACAGGGTTTGACGCCGGTCGCTACCTTGGCAAATGGTACGAAATCGCACGCCTGGAGAATCGTTTTGAACGCGGTCTTGAACAAGTAACCGCAACTTACGGTAAACGCGATGATGGCGGGATTAGCGTTCTCAACCGGGGTTTTGATCTGCAGAAACAAAAATGGAATGAGAGCCAAGGCAAAGCCTTTTTTACCGGCGCACCGACCACTGCAGCGCTTAAAGTTTCATTCTTTGGGCCGTTTTATGGCGGCTACAATGTGATCGCGCTGGATGATAAATATCAATACGCGTTAGTCAGCGGCCCAAATCGAGATTACCTGTGGATCCTGGCGCGCACGCCGACGATCCCCGATGCCGTCAAGCAAGAGTATCTCGGCATTGCTCGCGAACTGGGTTTCCCGGTAGATAAATTACTCTGGGTTAAGCACGGATAA
- a CDS encoding aldo/keto reductase, whose product MQYRQLGNSELTVSRICMGCMGFGDATAGQHSWTLDESSSREIIRYGLEQGINFYDTAIAYQNGSSERYVGRALRDMAKRDDVVVATKFLPRTAQQIADGVSGQQAIAQSLDQSLRNLGMDYVDLYIYHIWDYNTPILDVLEALHHAVKVGKVRAIGISNCYAWQLAKANVLAEREGLTPFVCVQSHYNLIMREDERELAGLCAEDNIAMTPYSALASGRLARLGDNQTRRASEDTYAKGKYDKTAQQDRVIIERVAELASRRQVSMTEISLAWLLTKVTAPVVGATKKHHIDGAVNADNLQLNNDEIRYLEACYQPHALSGVMAQNMAQTKDQKQVWTR is encoded by the coding sequence ATGCAATACAGACAGTTGGGCAACAGTGAGTTAACGGTATCGCGTATCTGCATGGGATGTATGGGATTTGGCGACGCCACCGCAGGCCAGCACAGCTGGACGCTTGACGAATCATCCAGCCGCGAAATTATCCGCTATGGGCTGGAGCAGGGGATTAATTTTTACGATACCGCGATTGCCTACCAAAATGGTTCCAGCGAACGCTATGTCGGACGGGCGCTGCGCGACATGGCAAAGCGCGATGACGTAGTGGTCGCGACGAAATTTCTGCCGCGGACGGCGCAGCAGATCGCAGATGGCGTAAGCGGCCAGCAGGCTATCGCACAATCTCTCGACCAGAGTCTGCGCAATCTGGGAATGGATTACGTCGATCTCTACATCTACCATATTTGGGACTACAACACGCCGATTCTTGACGTTCTTGAGGCGCTGCATCATGCGGTTAAAGTGGGGAAAGTACGCGCCATTGGTATTTCAAATTGCTATGCGTGGCAATTGGCCAAAGCCAATGTGCTGGCCGAACGTGAAGGCCTGACGCCCTTTGTTTGCGTGCAAAGCCACTACAATCTGATTATGCGCGAGGACGAACGCGAGTTGGCCGGGCTGTGCGCCGAGGATAATATCGCGATGACCCCCTATAGTGCGCTGGCCAGCGGTCGGCTTGCTCGCCTGGGTGATAATCAAACCCGGCGCGCCAGCGAAGATACTTATGCCAAGGGGAAGTATGATAAAACTGCGCAGCAGGACCGGGTCATCATTGAACGGGTGGCTGAGCTTGCCTCCCGTCGTCAGGTTTCCATGACGGAGATTTCGCTTGCCTGGCTATTAACGAAAGTAACTGCGCCAGTGGTGGGGGCAACAAAAAAACACCATATTGACGGAGCGGTAAATGCGGACAATTTACAGCTTAATAACGATGAGATTCGTTATCTGGAAGCGTGTTATCAACCGCATGCTCTTTCGGGGGTTATGGCGCAAAATATGGCGCAAACTAAAGACCAAAAGCAGGTCTGGACGCGTTGA
- a CDS encoding sensor domain-containing diguanylate cyclase has protein sequence MNKKRYRLRTLMLFLSVGGIVLTSVLLLSALTVFQKGNIENSLLQGNIAYARKLADTTDRYLGVAQQELAYSAHLIIGLHDRKQLREEADRLRMQSGFFNSVVIVTADAVIAATSPESLNLVGLTLHSEASKHAIRSQKAYISPPFTSATGNYVVFISQPLFSREGHYIGFIGGTIYLKKHSMLSEILGQHFYANQADVSIVTAEGRILFSDDPVLIGTDVSTDSAIKARLAHAGSGHFVDKQKSGASLIGYASLQQADWKVFISGTSENVSRILMKTIINAFWFTLGIIILTIAIVIFFAGRISMPLEKLAKFTRTEDSDKALKQLAQLNPGYQEAERLREAVSHHLETMSRQVNLLSDEAMTDPLTGLYNRKGFSSLVEERFLVGEHCVIAIDIDHFKDINDRLGHDGGDAVLVSFGKLLRSLARQNDIVCRFGGEEFILFLPDCTLETAASAVERIRVAVSETQFPNGAKVTLSAGVAALADCDDISQLLRQADLAMYQAKGAGRNQVWVSDKQGFALYKN, from the coding sequence ATGAACAAAAAACGTTACCGGTTACGCACCCTTATGCTATTTCTGTCAGTTGGCGGGATAGTGTTGACCTCTGTGCTTCTGCTGAGTGCATTGACGGTGTTTCAGAAAGGAAATATTGAGAATAGCCTGTTGCAAGGCAATATTGCCTACGCACGCAAGCTTGCTGATACCACCGATCGCTATCTGGGCGTTGCGCAGCAAGAACTGGCGTACAGTGCCCACCTGATCATCGGGCTTCACGATCGTAAGCAGTTGAGAGAAGAGGCTGACAGGTTGCGGATGCAGTCCGGTTTTTTCAATTCAGTGGTGATAGTGACGGCTGATGCGGTGATCGCTGCAACCTCCCCGGAGAGCCTCAATCTGGTTGGATTAACGTTGCATTCTGAAGCCAGTAAGCATGCCATCCGCAGCCAAAAAGCTTATATATCACCGCCATTCACCTCCGCGACGGGTAACTACGTTGTCTTTATTTCGCAACCGTTATTCTCACGTGAAGGCCACTACATTGGTTTTATCGGCGGTACTATCTATCTAAAAAAACACAGCATGCTGAGTGAAATTCTGGGTCAGCATTTTTACGCAAACCAGGCGGATGTCAGTATCGTCACGGCAGAAGGGCGGATTCTTTTTAGCGACGATCCCGTGTTGATTGGTACCGATGTGAGTACTGATTCGGCCATCAAAGCCAGGCTGGCGCACGCGGGTAGCGGTCACTTCGTGGATAAACAAAAAAGTGGTGCCAGCCTTATCGGCTACGCAAGCCTGCAGCAGGCCGACTGGAAAGTTTTCATTTCAGGCACTTCTGAAAACGTCTCTCGTATTTTGATGAAGACCATCATTAATGCTTTCTGGTTCACTCTGGGCATTATTATTCTGACTATCGCTATAGTGATATTTTTTGCCGGGCGAATCTCTATGCCTCTGGAAAAACTGGCCAAATTTACCCGCACTGAAGATAGCGATAAAGCGCTTAAGCAATTGGCTCAGCTCAATCCTGGCTATCAGGAGGCGGAGCGTTTGAGGGAAGCCGTCAGCCATCACCTGGAAACAATGTCGCGACAGGTTAATTTACTTAGCGATGAGGCAATGACGGATCCGCTCACGGGTCTTTATAACCGTAAAGGGTTCAGCTCTTTGGTTGAAGAGCGTTTTTTGGTCGGTGAACACTGCGTTATTGCTATTGATATTGACCACTTCAAGGACATCAACGATCGCCTGGGCCATGATGGGGGGGATGCGGTTCTGGTTAGCTTTGGCAAACTGCTTCGATCGCTGGCGCGGCAAAATGATATTGTCTGCCGGTTCGGTGGGGAAGAATTTATCCTCTTCCTACCGGATTGCACTCTTGAGACTGCGGCTTCCGCCGTGGAACGCATACGGGTTGCGGTATCCGAGACGCAGTTTCCAAACGGCGCCAAAGTGACTCTTTCGGCCGGAGTGGCAGCACTCGCTGACTGTGATGATATCAGCCAACTCCTGCGGCAGGCGGATCTGGCAATGTATCAAGCCAAAGGAGCCGGGAGGAATCAGGTGTGGGTTAGTGATAAGCAAGGATTTGCGCTTTACAAAAATTGA
- a CDS encoding LysR family transcriptional regulator, with protein MNNVIYNQIRIFQSIAREGSISAAARKLEITPPSVSKALKLLEQHLGHPLFIRTTRRIELTDAGQQLLQQTSAAVDSLEKALDSIKESSQQPSGLIRITLSRFAYLLILKPFMAEFCQRYPGVQLEISVYDGTINIIEERFDLGIRFGDILEGGVVARQLLKPLREGLYASVAYLEEFGTPVLPTDLHQHRLIGYRFITNNRILPLMLENKGEQLTVEMPVQLISNDIDVMADGIRSGLGIGRLFEPIHWLQPDRETFIPVMEPYWKTYPPVYLYYPKSAGKTKRVKALIDFLLTKTAP; from the coding sequence ATGAATAACGTGATTTACAATCAAATCCGTATCTTTCAAAGCATTGCCCGAGAGGGGAGCATCTCGGCGGCGGCACGCAAACTGGAAATCACCCCGCCGTCGGTCAGTAAAGCGCTAAAACTCCTTGAGCAGCACCTTGGTCATCCGCTGTTTATCCGCACCACCCGGCGTATTGAACTGACCGATGCCGGGCAACAGCTTTTGCAGCAAACCTCTGCGGCGGTCGATTCGCTGGAAAAAGCCCTCGACAGTATTAAGGAGAGCAGCCAGCAGCCTTCCGGCCTGATCCGAATCACCCTCTCCCGCTTTGCTTACCTGCTGATACTTAAACCTTTTATGGCCGAGTTCTGCCAGCGTTACCCTGGCGTGCAACTGGAGATTTCGGTTTATGATGGAACCATCAATATCATTGAGGAGAGATTCGACCTGGGTATCCGCTTTGGCGATATTCTTGAGGGTGGCGTCGTCGCCCGTCAGCTCCTGAAACCTTTGCGCGAAGGGCTTTACGCTTCGGTGGCCTATCTTGAAGAATTTGGTACACCCGTCTTGCCAACTGACCTCCATCAGCACAGGCTGATCGGCTACCGGTTTATCACCAACAACCGTATCCTGCCCCTGATGCTGGAAAATAAAGGAGAACAGCTCACCGTAGAAATGCCGGTACAGCTCATCAGCAACGATATTGACGTTATGGCCGACGGGATCCGCAGCGGATTGGGCATTGGGCGATTGTTTGAGCCCATCCACTGGCTACAGCCGGATCGGGAAACGTTTATTCCAGTCATGGAGCCTTACTGGAAAACCTATCCGCCGGTTTATCTTTACTATCCGAAAAGCGCGGGGAAAACGAAGCGGGTGAAAGCCTTGATCGATTTTTTGCTGACCAAGACGGCACCATAA
- a CDS encoding NAD(P)H-dependent oxidoreductase — MQNILIVSGHPNLSESVGNAAILNEVARALPDVEIRRLDRLYPDFNIDVFAEQEALLKADVIVWQFPFSWYSLPGLMKLWLDQVFVHGFAHGSKAKLGGKKLLLSFTTGAPSVLYAADGFFGHAVEDYLVQFATTAALCNLEWQAPIYTCGISYAERDEAKIAQQKAMAQDHAGRLIAALNALS; from the coding sequence ATGCAAAATATACTGATCGTTTCAGGTCATCCCAATCTGAGTGAGTCCGTCGGTAATGCCGCTATTCTTAACGAGGTGGCGAGAGCGCTGCCTGATGTTGAAATCCGTCGTCTGGATAGGCTCTATCCTGATTTCAATATTGATGTCTTCGCCGAGCAGGAGGCGCTGCTGAAAGCTGATGTTATCGTATGGCAATTTCCGTTCTCCTGGTATTCGCTGCCGGGGTTGATGAAATTATGGCTCGACCAGGTCTTCGTTCACGGCTTTGCCCACGGCTCAAAGGCTAAGCTCGGCGGTAAAAAACTCCTCCTCTCGTTTACCACCGGTGCTCCTTCAGTACTTTATGCCGCTGATGGTTTTTTCGGTCATGCCGTTGAGGATTATCTGGTTCAGTTTGCGACCACCGCTGCTCTGTGCAATCTGGAGTGGCAAGCGCCGATTTATACCTGCGGGATCAGCTATGCCGAGCGTGATGAGGCTAAGATAGCGCAGCAGAAAGCGATGGCTCAGGATCATGCTGGTCGCCTGATCGCCGCCTTAAACGCGTTATCCTGA